A genomic segment from uncultured Alistipes sp. encodes:
- a CDS encoding glucose-6-phosphate isomerase gives MKNVKVDISKAGVEITAEMESKAQAANSLLHSGKGAGNDFLGWVRLPSSITDSEIAAINAAAAKLRAKADVVICIGIGGSYLGAKAVLEAMSDPFKLLHKEQQSPTVLFAGQNISEDYTAELLDAVKEHSIAAIVISKSGTTTEPAIAFRLIKAEIEKRYGKAEAAERIVAVTDKARGALKTLATQEGYPTFVIPDDVGGRYSVLTPVGLLPLAVAGVDIAALVRGAQEMEKATAEGVPFAENPSAIYATVRNALYASGKKIEILGSYEPKLQYINEWWKQLYGESEGKQGKGIFPASVTLTADLHSMGQYIQEGERTLFETIISVARPASKVVIEADSENLDGLNYLAGKRISEVNRMAELGVQLAHVDGGVPNLRVEIPEISEEVIGSLLYFFEKACGISGYLLGVNPFDQPGVEAYKKNMFALLEKPGYEEATKAIKARL, from the coding sequence ATGAAAAACGTAAAAGTAGACATTTCGAAGGCGGGCGTAGAGATTACCGCCGAGATGGAGTCCAAGGCACAGGCCGCCAATTCGCTGCTGCACTCGGGCAAGGGTGCGGGGAATGATTTTCTGGGTTGGGTGCGCCTCCCGTCGTCGATCACCGACTCGGAAATTGCCGCGATCAACGCTGCGGCGGCAAAGCTTCGTGCGAAGGCCGACGTGGTGATCTGCATTGGAATCGGGGGGTCGTACCTGGGCGCGAAAGCGGTTCTGGAGGCGATGAGCGACCCGTTCAAGCTGCTGCACAAGGAGCAGCAGAGCCCGACGGTTCTCTTTGCCGGGCAGAACATTTCGGAGGACTATACGGCCGAATTGCTTGACGCGGTGAAGGAGCACTCGATTGCGGCGATCGTGATCTCGAAATCGGGCACGACGACCGAACCGGCCATCGCCTTCCGGCTGATCAAGGCGGAGATCGAGAAGCGCTACGGCAAGGCGGAGGCCGCCGAGCGGATCGTGGCCGTGACGGACAAGGCGCGCGGGGCGTTGAAGACGCTGGCGACGCAGGAGGGCTACCCGACGTTCGTGATTCCGGACGATGTGGGCGGACGCTATTCGGTGCTGACTCCGGTAGGTCTGCTTCCGCTGGCCGTGGCGGGCGTCGACATTGCCGCCCTGGTGCGCGGGGCACAGGAGATGGAGAAGGCGACGGCCGAGGGCGTACCCTTCGCCGAGAATCCGTCGGCGATCTACGCCACGGTGCGCAACGCACTTTACGCTTCGGGCAAGAAGATCGAGATCCTGGGCTCCTACGAACCGAAACTGCAGTATATCAACGAGTGGTGGAAGCAGCTTTACGGCGAGAGCGAGGGCAAGCAGGGCAAGGGCATCTTCCCGGCAAGCGTGACGCTAACGGCCGACCTGCACTCGATGGGCCAGTACATCCAGGAGGGTGAGCGGACGCTGTTCGAGACGATCATTTCGGTGGCCCGTCCGGCCTCGAAGGTCGTTATCGAAGCCGATTCGGAAAACCTCGACGGCCTGAACTACCTGGCCGGGAAGCGGATTTCGGAGGTGAACCGCATGGCGGAACTGGGCGTACAGCTGGCCCACGTGGACGGCGGGGTTCCGAACCTTCGTGTGGAGATTCCGGAGATTTCGGAGGAGGTGATCGGTTCGCTGCTCTACTTCTTCGAGAAGGCGTGCGGGATCAGCGGTTACCTGCTGGGTGTGAATCCGTTCGACCAGCCGGGCGTGGAGGCCTACAAGAAGAACATGTTCGCCCTGCTGGAGAAGCCGGGCTACGAGGAGGCTACCAAAGCGATCAAGGCGCGGCTGTAG
- a CDS encoding NAD(P)H-dependent glycerol-3-phosphate dehydrogenase, translating into MEYKIGADARCAVIGYGSWATALVGLLAANGRRVGWYVRNPEVLESLRSEGRNPRYLSDLEFDPSVIAPSDDLDAVVRDAEVVILATPSAYLKEILSPLTVSLKEKFIVSAIKGIVPGDYQTVVEYIHDRYGLSYKQLGLFTGPSHAEEVSRGKLSYLTVVCTDLENARLIGSRFAGGNIRLSYSTDLYGIEYAAILKNIYALAVGLAVGLGYGDNFLAVLIANSAGEMTRFLEESYPDRRDTQVSAYLGDLLVTCYSNYSRNRRLGLLIGHGCTVKSALNEMTMVAEGYFAADCIRHINTRHRVEMPIAEMVYRVLYERASARKEMQALTTKLI; encoded by the coding sequence ATGGAATATAAAATCGGCGCCGATGCGCGCTGTGCGGTAATTGGTTATGGCAGTTGGGCGACGGCCCTGGTGGGTCTTCTTGCGGCCAACGGGCGCCGGGTGGGGTGGTACGTCCGCAATCCGGAGGTTTTGGAGTCGCTGCGGAGCGAGGGCCGGAATCCTCGTTACCTGAGCGATCTGGAGTTCGATCCGTCGGTCATCGCGCCGTCGGACGACCTGGATGCCGTGGTCCGGGATGCGGAGGTGGTGATCCTGGCCACGCCGTCGGCCTACCTGAAGGAGATCCTGTCTCCGCTGACCGTTTCGCTGAAGGAGAAATTCATCGTTTCGGCCATCAAGGGCATCGTTCCGGGCGACTACCAGACGGTCGTGGAGTATATCCACGACCGCTACGGACTCTCCTACAAACAGTTGGGGCTTTTTACGGGACCTTCGCACGCCGAGGAGGTCTCGCGCGGGAAACTCTCCTACCTGACGGTGGTGTGCACGGACCTGGAGAATGCCCGCCTGATCGGTTCGCGCTTTGCCGGGGGGAACATCCGCCTGAGCTATTCGACGGACCTTTATGGCATTGAATATGCTGCGATTCTGAAGAATATCTACGCCCTGGCCGTGGGCCTGGCCGTGGGCCTGGGCTACGGGGACAACTTCCTGGCGGTGCTGATCGCCAACTCGGCCGGGGAGATGACGCGCTTCCTGGAGGAGAGCTATCCGGACCGCCGCGACACGCAGGTCTCGGCCTACCTGGGGGACCTGCTGGTGACGTGCTACTCGAACTACAGCCGCAACCGGCGCCTGGGGCTGCTGATCGGCCACGGGTGTACGGTGAAGAGTGCGCTGAACGAGATGACGATGGTGGCCGAGGGGTACTTCGCGGCGGACTGCATCCGCCATATCAACACGCGGCACCGGGTTGAGATGCCCATCGCGGAGATGGTCTACCGGGTTCTTTACGAGCGGGCATCGGCCCGCAAGGAGATGCAGGCACTGACAACCAAATTAATTTGA
- a CDS encoding rod shape-determining protein has product MGIFSLTQELAIDLGTANTLIIYNGKVVVDEPSIVALDVHTGKLVAIGQQARQMHEKTNPNIKTIRPLKDGVIADFNATELMLRGMIKKVKTSGSLFAPSLRMVICIPSGSTNVEIRAVRDSAEHAGGREVYMIYEPMAAALGAGLDVEAPEGNMVIDIGGGTSEIACISLGGIVCSESINTAGDVFTNDIQSYIRQQHNIRIGERTAEAIKCSIGAAVSDLEEAPEDFVVTGPNMLTALPQTVSLSYSEIAYALEKSLSKIDAALMKVLESMPPELYADIVKNGIYLAGGGALIKGLDRRLNEKTGIPFHIAEDPLRAIARGTGIALKNINRFSFLMR; this is encoded by the coding sequence ATGGGAATCTTTTCTTTGACTCAGGAGTTGGCCATCGACCTCGGTACGGCCAACACGCTCATTATCTATAACGGGAAGGTCGTCGTCGACGAACCCTCGATCGTCGCACTCGACGTCCATACCGGAAAACTCGTCGCCATCGGCCAGCAGGCCCGCCAGATGCATGAGAAAACAAATCCGAACATCAAGACCATCCGCCCGCTCAAGGACGGCGTGATCGCCGACTTCAACGCCACGGAGCTCATGCTCCGCGGCATGATCAAGAAGGTCAAGACCTCCGGAAGCCTCTTCGCACCGTCGCTGCGCATGGTCATCTGCATCCCCTCGGGATCGACCAACGTCGAGATCCGTGCCGTGCGCGACTCCGCGGAACACGCCGGAGGCCGCGAGGTATACATGATCTACGAACCCATGGCCGCAGCCCTCGGTGCGGGACTCGACGTCGAAGCCCCCGAAGGAAACATGGTCATCGACATCGGCGGCGGCACCTCCGAGATCGCCTGCATCTCCCTCGGCGGAATCGTCTGCTCCGAATCGATCAACACCGCCGGAGACGTCTTCACGAACGACATCCAGAGCTACATCCGCCAGCAGCACAACATCCGGATCGGGGAACGGACCGCAGAAGCCATCAAGTGCTCGATCGGCGCCGCCGTCTCCGACCTCGAAGAGGCACCCGAGGATTTCGTCGTAACAGGACCCAACATGCTCACGGCCCTGCCCCAGACCGTTTCGCTCTCCTACAGCGAAATCGCATACGCCCTCGAAAAGTCCCTCTCGAAGATCGATGCCGCGCTGATGAAGGTTCTCGAATCGATGCCCCCCGAACTCTACGCCGATATTGTCAAGAACGGAATCTACCTCGCAGGCGGCGGCGCCCTCATCAAGGGGCTCGACCGCCGGCTCAACGAAAAGACCGGAATCCCGTTCCACATCGCCGAAGACCCCCTGCGCGCCATCGCCCGCGGGACGGGTATCGCCCTGAAGAACATCAACCGGTTCTCGTTCCTCATGCGCTGA
- the mreC gene encoding rod shape-determining protein MreC — protein sequence MRKLIEFVRSTYVVVLFVVLEAAAIGYYAHSSSYTQARLLARSNQVAGGVHGFFAGIRRYLFLGRENRQLAEHVARLEEKLAQYQEAETEARLDAYLRDIGESKYRFAAAAVVGSTLNRMQNLLTLNRGREDGIEEEMGVLAPDGSLVGYVVACTDRYAVAMSVLNTSFRTSGKIAQSEYSGSIYWDGADPGFVMLGELSKYADPQPGQEVVTAGLSEYFPADILIGWVESAQLNETKTSYTVRVRLAAEMSRLNEVILVADRDRYEIQDLQHSEQVELHSRVN from the coding sequence GTGCGCAAGCTGATCGAGTTCGTCCGGAGCACCTACGTCGTCGTGCTCTTCGTGGTGCTGGAAGCCGCAGCCATCGGCTACTATGCACACTCCTCCAGCTATACCCAGGCCCGGCTGCTCGCCCGGTCGAACCAGGTCGCCGGCGGTGTGCACGGTTTCTTCGCCGGGATCCGGCGGTACCTTTTCCTCGGACGCGAGAACCGGCAACTCGCAGAACACGTCGCACGCCTCGAAGAAAAACTCGCCCAGTACCAGGAAGCCGAAACCGAAGCCCGCCTCGACGCATACCTCCGCGATATAGGCGAATCCAAATACCGGTTCGCCGCCGCCGCCGTCGTCGGGAGCACCCTCAACCGGATGCAGAACCTCCTGACACTCAACCGGGGCCGCGAAGACGGCATCGAGGAGGAGATGGGCGTACTGGCCCCCGACGGTTCGCTCGTCGGATACGTCGTCGCCTGCACGGACCGGTACGCCGTCGCCATGTCGGTACTCAACACCTCCTTCCGGACCAGCGGGAAAATCGCGCAATCCGAATACTCCGGATCCATCTACTGGGACGGCGCAGATCCCGGATTCGTGATGCTCGGAGAACTCTCCAAATACGCCGACCCCCAACCCGGACAGGAGGTCGTCACCGCGGGACTCTCCGAATACTTCCCCGCCGATATCCTCATCGGATGGGTCGAAAGCGCACAACTCAACGAAACAAAAACCTCGTATACCGTCCGCGTGCGGCTCGCCGCCGAAATGTCCCGGCTCAACGAGGTCATCCTCGTCGCAGACCGCGACCGATACGAAATCCAGGACCTCCAGCACAGCGAACAGGTCGAACTTCACTCCCGAGTCAACTGA